In Labilibaculum sp. DW002, the genomic window AATCCTATATGACTTTTTAAACACCTATCAGGACACTGAAGATGAATACTTAAAACTCCTTTGTGATAAAGGTCCAGAAACCATGTTTAACTTCTTCGAAAGACTTGAAGATTTTGCTTTTTATGGTGATTTGAGAAATATTGCTGCCGAAAATGACATGGACTTGGAGAAAATGCTCGATAAGAATCAATTCAAGCAGGTTCTAGCTTTACTTCTAACAAAAAAAGGGCTCAACTATGCGAGCTTGCCAAAAGGTCTGCTCAAATTTCACAGATACAAACATTTCTCTAGAACCTCTTTCGAAGAGCATTTAGTAGAAGCATTAAATTACGCCAAAGACACTGATGGTAATGCTCAGATCCACCTAACGGTATCTGAAGATCACAAAGAACTATTTGCTGATCGCCTAAGCAAAACCAGAGAAACCTTTGAAGAAAAATACAATGGCACATTAAATGTTGCCTATTCTGTTCAAAAGCCTTCGACCGACACAATCGCTGTTGATCCAAACAATGAACCTTTCCGTAACGAAGACGGATCGATTCTATTTAGACCTGGTGGTCACGGAGCTTTAATCGAAAATTTAAATGAATTAAAGGCTGATATTGTCTTTATAAAGAATATTGACAATGTGGTTCCCGATCGTTTAAAGGAAACGACCTATCAGTACAAAAAAGCATTAGCAGGGGTTCTATTAGAATATCAGGCATTCCTATTCGATTACCTTAGAATGCTGGAAGAAGACAAAAATATCACTCCAGAACTGTTGGATGAAATGCTAACATTTATGGAAGAAAAGCTTTGTACAAAAGCCCCAGCAAGCCTAAAGGTAGAGGATCAAGCTAAGGTAAAACAATACCTTATTTCGAAATTCAACAGACCTGTTAGAGTTTGTGGAATGGTGATAAATGAAGGAGAACCAGGTGGTGGACCTTTCTGGGTAAAGAAACGGAGATGGATCAGTTTCTCTACAGATTGTGGAAGGTTCACAAGTTGACATGACAGATGTAAGACAAAAGAACATTCTAGAAAGAGCAACACATTTTAATCCTGTCGATTTGGTTTGTGGAATTAAAAACTACAAAGGCAAGAAATTTGACTTACATCAATTTATTGACAAACAAACTGGTTTTATCTCGCACAAATCACACAATGGTAATGACCTGAAAGCAATGGAATTACCTGGATTATGGAATGGTGCTATGGCTGATTGGAATACAATTTTCGTTGAAGTTCCAACAATCACCTTTAACCCGGTTAAAACAATTTTCGATTTGCTTCGTGTAGAACACAGAAACTTATAATTAACAAAGGCCTCGCTAACTGAGGCCTTTTATTTTGGGTAATACAGTAAAATGGACTAATTTTTGTTAATATCTTCTAACTTGAATATTTTAAAATTAATCCTATTTTTGCAGTGCAATAATCATTTTAATTTGGTAGATGATAGATAATACAGAAAACTATCTTGATGATGACGCACTTACGCTCGTAAGTCGCTTTGAAGAAATGGTTAAAGCTGAAACGCTTTATTACTTCGATGTGCACGAATTTGAGAGCATCATTGATCACTATATTGAAAAAAGCAATCTTTCGGAAGCAGTAAAAGTTTCGAACATTGCTAACAAGCAGCACCCTGCTGCCATATCATTACAAATTAAAAAGGCTCAAATCCTTGTGGATCGGGGCCAACATCTTGAGGCGCTTGCTATTTTGAAGAAAGTGCAAAGCATTGAATCAACTAACAAAGAAATATTCCTTTTAAAAGGGAATATATACAATCTTTTAGGAAAGCATCACAGTGCTAAAATTCAATTCGACCAAGCCCTTGAAGTAAGTTATGAAAATCGAGAAGACCTTTTATTTAGAATCGCATTGGCTTTTGAACAATTAAGTCAGTTTCATCTAGCTATTGATTATTTAGAAGAAGCTTTAGAATTGGATGAAGAAGATTCGGAAGTTTTGTTTGAATTAGCCTATTGCTATGAAAAAACCGGGCAAGACGAAAAAAGTATTGTTACCTACGATCGATTTCTTGAATTGAATCCTTTTTCAGATAATGCATGGTACAACATTGGCATTGTGTTTAATCGCGTAGGTAATTTTGTAAGAGCCGTAGAAGCATACGAATACACCTTAGCAATAAATGATCAGCACAGCAAAGCCTACTTTAACAAGGCGAATGCATTGGCTAATCAAGGGCTTTTCGAAGACGCAATTAAAAGCTATACTGAATATCTTGAATTTGAAGATGATCATGCATCAACCTATTCTTATATAGGAGAATGCTTTGAGAAGTTGAATGAATATGAGCAAGCTTTAATCAATTACGAAACTGCCATTAAAACAGATGAAAACCTTGCAGACCCTTGGTTTGGAATGGGCTTAATTCTGATGTATCAAGATAAAATTGACGAAAGTTTGGTCTACCTTGAAAAGGCAAAAACATTAGACGATACAAATTCTGATTATTGGTTTGCTCTTGGCTCGGCTTATGCTAGAGCTGAATCTCCACAAAAAGCGGTAGAGGCCTTTAGAGAGGCGATCGAATTGGATCCTTACGATTCAACTTACCCTATTACACTAGCGGAGTATTACCATCAGAATGAAAATGAAGATACTGCAATTGATGTGCTTTTGGAAGGTCTTAACCAAACACCAGATTGCCCACAACTCTTAAGTAATTTGGCTGCATATTATGCAATTACGGGTGATTTAGGTGCATCGGAGCATTACATCAGAAAAGCCATTGATATTGATTCTGAAAACATCGATGACATCTTCCTACAATTCCCTGAATTGAAGGACAATAAACTCTTTACAAAACTGATTCAAACAAAACAATAACGCTTAGCACAAGCCATTATTGATTCTCAAGTCATTAACTATGTCTAGACAAATTAAGGATTATATTATTATTGCCCTGAAAGGTATGGGAATGGGTGCAGCAGATGTTGTTCCAGGCGTTTCTGGAGGAACTATTGCATTTATAACAGGTATATACGAAGAACTTATCAACAGTATTAAATCTGTCAATTTAAATACAATTAAACTACTTCTTAATTTTAAACTGACTGACTTTTGGAAAGCTGTTAATGGTAATTTTCTAGCAGCTTTGGTCTTTGGAATTCTACTTAGCATTAAATCACTTGCGACGCTTATTACATATTTTCTAGAAGAACACCCTATTCTAATTTGGTCCTTTTTCTTTGGTTTAATTGTAGCCTCTGCACTAGTCATTGCTAGAAAAATTACAGAGTGGAAAATACGCAGCATTATAGCTATGCTTATTGGAATAGGAATTGCCTATATGGTAACCGTAGTCACACCAGCCGAAACAACAAATGCATATTGGTTTCTGTTCTTATCGGGAGCCTTAGCCATTTGCGCCATGATATTACCAGGTATTTCAGGAGCCTTCATTCTTCTTTTATTAGGCAAATACGAATTTGTGCTTAGTGCTCTTAGCAATTTCAAATTCGATGTTATTGCCGTAGTTGGAGTCGGTGCTGCGGTAGGCTTATTAAGCTTCTCCAATCTGCTTAGCTGGCTACTTAAAAAGTACCACAATATGACCATTGCTCTTTTATCAGGCTTTATGATTGGCTCTTTAAATAAGGTTTGGCCATGGAAAGAAACCATCTCTACATTTACTGATAGACATGGAGTTGAAAAACCACTACTACAAGAAAAGATCCTGCCACATACTTTCGAAAGTCTACAAGGACAAGATTCTCAATTACTTTTTGGAATCCTTCTTGCAATTGCTGGCTTTCTATTAATCTGGATCATGGAAAAATATTCTCCTGAAACAAAATAAAATCTCATGGATACTTTTGGAATTCTAGGCTACCCTCTTGGGCATTCTTTCTCTAAGAAATACTTTACGGATAAATTTAAAAATGATGGTGTTAATGCCGATTTTTTAAACTTTGAACTGCCAGCAATAAGTGAATTTCCAAAAATCCTAAACCAACACAAGAACCTAAAAGGATTTTGTGTTACCATTCCATACAAACAAGATGTGATTCAATTTCTTGATGAGATTGATCCCTTAGCAAAGCGAATTGGTGCAGTTAATTCGGTTCAAATTATTCGCGATGCAAACAAAGCCAAACTTGTCGGATACAATACCGATATTCATGGCTTTATGAATTCCCTAAAACCGTTTCTGAATGGGGTAAAACCAAAAGCCTTAATATTAGGAACGGGTGGCGTTTCCAAAGCAGTAGCCACAGGACTAGAGGAATTAGAAATCCCTTATAC contains:
- a CDS encoding DUF4301 family protein encodes the protein MFSKQDLSLFQSKSIDTERIDEQINNFKNGFPKMKLKKPATIDDGISQISDEELEFYQEVFTAHAKKLSLLKFVPASGAATRMFKILYDFLNTYQDTEDEYLKLLCDKGPETMFNFFERLEDFAFYGDLRNIAAENDMDLEKMLDKNQFKQVLALLLTKKGLNYASLPKGLLKFHRYKHFSRTSFEEHLVEALNYAKDTDGNAQIHLTVSEDHKELFADRLSKTRETFEEKYNGTLNVAYSVQKPSTDTIAVDPNNEPFRNEDGSILFRPGGHGALIENLNELKADIVFIKNIDNVVPDRLKETTYQYKKALAGVLLEYQAFLFDYLRMLEEDKNITPELLDEMLTFMEEKLCTKAPASLKVEDQAKVKQYLISKFNRPVRVCGMVINEGEPGGGPFWVKKRRWISFSTDCGRFTS
- a CDS encoding DUF4301 family protein, whose translation is MTDVRQKNILERATHFNPVDLVCGIKNYKGKKFDLHQFIDKQTGFISHKSHNGNDLKAMELPGLWNGAMADWNTIFVEVPTITFNPVKTIFDLLRVEHRNL
- a CDS encoding tetratricopeptide repeat protein, whose product is MIDNTENYLDDDALTLVSRFEEMVKAETLYYFDVHEFESIIDHYIEKSNLSEAVKVSNIANKQHPAAISLQIKKAQILVDRGQHLEALAILKKVQSIESTNKEIFLLKGNIYNLLGKHHSAKIQFDQALEVSYENREDLLFRIALAFEQLSQFHLAIDYLEEALELDEEDSEVLFELAYCYEKTGQDEKSIVTYDRFLELNPFSDNAWYNIGIVFNRVGNFVRAVEAYEYTLAINDQHSKAYFNKANALANQGLFEDAIKSYTEYLEFEDDHASTYSYIGECFEKLNEYEQALINYETAIKTDENLADPWFGMGLILMYQDKIDESLVYLEKAKTLDDTNSDYWFALGSAYARAESPQKAVEAFREAIELDPYDSTYPITLAEYYHQNENEDTAIDVLLEGLNQTPDCPQLLSNLAAYYAITGDLGASEHYIRKAIDIDSENIDDIFLQFPELKDNKLFTKLIQTKQ
- a CDS encoding DUF368 domain-containing protein; its protein translation is MSRQIKDYIIIALKGMGMGAADVVPGVSGGTIAFITGIYEELINSIKSVNLNTIKLLLNFKLTDFWKAVNGNFLAALVFGILLSIKSLATLITYFLEEHPILIWSFFFGLIVASALVIARKITEWKIRSIIAMLIGIGIAYMVTVVTPAETTNAYWFLFLSGALAICAMILPGISGAFILLLLGKYEFVLSALSNFKFDVIAVVGVGAAVGLLSFSNLLSWLLKKYHNMTIALLSGFMIGSLNKVWPWKETISTFTDRHGVEKPLLQEKILPHTFESLQGQDSQLLFGILLAIAGFLLIWIMEKYSPETK
- a CDS encoding shikimate dehydrogenase family protein, encoding MDTFGILGYPLGHSFSKKYFTDKFKNDGVNADFLNFELPAISEFPKILNQHKNLKGFCVTIPYKQDVIQFLDEIDPLAKRIGAVNSVQIIRDANKAKLVGYNTDIHGFMNSLKPFLNGVKPKALILGTGGVSKAVATGLEELEIPYTFVSRTAGENKLSYEMLTSQIMEDYHLIVNCTPLGTFPKDDTCPNIPYQFLTKNHFLYDVVYNPAETLFMKKGAEKGAQTINGLQMLLLQAERNWKIWNQ